Below is a window of Halogeometricum rufum DNA.
GAGGACATCAAAGCGCCGGAGTGCTTCGAGATAGAGTCGCGCCTGCGCGAGGAGATGTCCATCCCCGTCTTCCACGACGACCAGCACGGCACCGCCATCATCTCCGGGGCCGCCCTCCTCAACGCCGCCGACATCGCCGGCAAGGACCTCGAAGACCTGAACATCGTCTTCTCCGGCGCGGGCGCCTCCGCCATCGCCACCGCCCGGTTCTACGTCTCCCTCGGCGCGAAGAAGGAGAACATCGTCATGTGCGACTCCGACGGCGTCATCACGCCGGACCGCGAGGCGGTCAACGAGTTCAAGGCCGAGTTCGCCAACGACGTCCCGGCCGACACCCTCGCCGAGGCGATGGCGGGAGCGGACGTGTTCGTCGGCCTCTCCATCGGCGGACTGGTGGACCAGGAGATGGTGGCGTCGATGGCCGAGGACCCCATCATCTTCGCGATGGCGAACCCCGACCCCGAAATCGGCTACGAGGAGGCCAAGGCCGCCCGCGACGACACGGTCATCATGGCGACCGGTCGCTCGGACTACCCGAATCAGGTGAACAACGTCCTCGGCTTCCCGTTCATCTTCCGCGGCGCTCTCGACGTGCGCGCGACGGAGATAAACGAGGAGATGAAGCGCGCGGCCGCGGAGGCACTCGCGGACCTCGCGCGACAGGACGTCCCCGACGCCGTCGTGAAGGCGTACGGCGACCAACCGCTCCAGTACGGCCCCGAGTACGTCATCCCGAAACCGCTGGACCCGCGGGTGCTGTTCGAGGTGGCTCCCGCCGTCGCGCAGGCGGCGATGGACAGCGGGTCCGCACGCAGCGAACTCGACCCCGAGGCGTACGAGGAGCGTCTGGAGGCGCGCCTCGGCAAGTCCCGCGAGATGATGCGCGTCGTCCTCAACAAGGCCAAGTCCGACCCCAAGCGCCTCGCCCTCGCGGAGGGGACCGACGAGAAGATGATTCGCGCGGCGTACCAACTGCAGGAGCAGGGCATCGCCCACCCGGTCCTCATCGGCAGCGCTGAGAAGATACGGCAGACCGCGGCGGACCTCGGACTGGACTTCGACCCCGAGGTGGCGGACCCGCGAAGCGGCGAGTGGGACAGTTACGCCAACCGCCTGTACGAACTGCGCCAGCGCAAGGGGATGACGAAGAACGAGGCGCACGAACTCATCCGGCGCGACACCAACTACTTCGCCAGCGTGATGGTCGCGGAGAACGACGCCGACGCGATGCTGACGGGGCTGACGCACCACTACCCCTCGGCGCTTCGCCCCCCGCTTCAGGTCATCGGCACCGCGCCCGACGCCGACTACGCCGCCGGCGTCTACATGCTGACGTTCAAGAACCGCGTCATCTTCTGCGCGGACACGACGGTGAACCTCGCGCCCGAGGCGGACGTGCTGGCGGAGATTACGAAACACACCGCCGAGTTGGCGCGCCGGTTCAACGTCGAACCGCGCGCGGCGATGCTGTCGTACTCGAACTTCGGGAGCGTCGACAATCAGGGGACGAGAAAGCCCCGCGACGCCGTGAAACTGCTCCACGACGACGACGAGGTGGACTTCGCCGTCGACGGCGAGATGCAGGCCGACACCGCCGTCGTCGAGGACATCCTCGAGGGGACGTACGAGTTCTCCGAACTGGACGACCCGGCGAACGTCCTCGTCTTCCCGAACCTCGAAGCGGGTAACATCGGCTACAAACTGCTCCAGCGTCTCGGCGGCGCGGAGGCCATCGGCCCGATGCTCGTCGGCATGGACAAGCCCGTCCACGTCCTCCAACGGGGCGACGAGGTGAAGGACATCGTCAACCTCGCGGGCGTGGCCGTCGTGGACGCGCAGAACGAGTAACGCCGCTTTTTTGGTCCACCGATGGACGCTGAGCGTCCATCGGACCTCGATTCGCTGCGCTCAACGAGACAGCTTTTTGCGACGAGGCGTCCGCGGAGCGGACCCGAGTCGGAAAAAGGTGGTCGCTGAACCTCGCGGGCGTGGCCGTCGTGGACGCGCAGAACGAGTAGTCAGCGACACCTCTCTTCTGGCTCGTTCGGCTCTCTTTCGCCTCGTTTGACTCGCTTCCGATTCGCTCGACGCTCACCGAAACTCCAGCCACGCGACGCCCGCGGCCAACCCGGCGAAGAGCGGTGCCGCGAAGAGGACGAACGTCGCGCCGTCCGGCGGCGAGTAGCACGCCGCGAACGCGACGAACGCGAGCGCGGCGTACCCGCGCTGTCTGGTCGAGGTGTACCGACCGACGACGCCCGCGCGGACGGCGGCAGCGAGGAGGAACGGCGTCGCCGCCGCGGCGCCGAGGGCGACGGGGAAGAACAGCCACACCTCCGCGGCCCAGTAGGCGTCGAGGACCGGACGCCCCGAGGCGGACGCGACAGCGCCGACGACGTGCGGGAGTGCGACCCGACCGCAGACGGCGGCGACGGCGAACGCGACCGGAGCGACGGCGGCCTGTCGTCGGCCCCGCGAGAGGGAGACGCGCGCGTCGCGGCCCACCGCGCCGACGAGGACGATTGCCGCCGCGAACGCCCCCGCGAGCGTGCCGACTTCGACCGCGAGGCGGAACCCCGACTGGGGACGCGGGGAGAGGTCGACCGGGAGGACGGACGACGGGGCGACGGCGGTGAGGTCGAACGCCGCCGCGAGGGCGGTGACGACGGCGGAGACGAGGAGGAAGACGGCTAAGAGCGCGCGGAGATGCCGGCGGGCCGACGCCCAGAGAGGACCGTCGGCGGTGCCGTCGAAGCCGTCGGCGGTGTAGTATTCGGAGGGCATCGGCAGAGCGTCTCGGGACGGCGACTATCAACTTTCTGTCCCCGCCCGCGGGGAACCGGTCGTCCGCCGGCCGCGCACAGCGTGCGTAGCTTCACGTCGTCGCTCGCCGACGCTCACGCGATGACAGTCCCACCGGGCGACCCGGCGTCGCTCTCGTTCGCACTGGTCGTGGCCGCCGTCGTCGCGTTCGGCGGGTTCGTCACCGGGCTGAACGGGTTCGGGTTCGCCGTCGTGGGCACGTCGCTGTTGGCGTTCGTGATGGACCCCCAGACGGCAGTGACGACGATGATTCTCCCGATACTCGCCGCGAACGTCTCCCTCGTCCGCGAACTCGACCGAGACGGCTTCGTCTCGTGCGTCCGACGGTTCTGGCCCTACGTGGGCGCGGCGCTGGTCGGAACCGTCCTCGGCATGCTGTCGCTGTCCATCGTACCGACGCGACCGCTAGCGCTCGGACTCGGCCTGTTCGTCCTCGCCTACGTCGCACTCTCGCAGGAGCGAGTCGAGATTCCGGGCGAGTCGCTGCTCAGACGGCGCTGTTTCGTCGACACCGGGGCGACGAAGGCGGCGCTCGGATTCGTCTCCGGCGCCGTCTTCGGCGTCTCGAACGTCGGCGTGCAGGTGGTCGCCTACCTGAAGAGTCTGGACCTGGACCGGGAGACGTTCGTCGGCGTCGTCGCCATGGTGTTCCTCGGCGTCTCCGTGGTCCGCATCGGCACGGCGGCGGTGCTCGGACTGTACGACGGCGGGGGCCTGTTCGCCGTCTCCGCGGCGGCGGCGGTGCCGGGACTCGCCGGCGTCGCCGTCGGCAAGCGCGTCCGGCCGGCCGTCCCCGAGTCGTCTCAGCGGGCGGCGACGTTCGGACTCTTGGCCGTCATCGGCGTCCGACTGACGCTCTCGGGTGCGGGGCTGTGAGCGGACGCGGTGGGCGGACGCTCAGTCGCTCGCGCTCCCCTCGAACCGCGACGGCGGCGGGAACTGCGGGTCGTCCGTCTCGGCGTCGGCGGGTTCGACCGGAGAGAGCGTGTCCGGCATCACGCAGCGCTGTTTCTTCCGGTTGACGTGCGCGTACTCGTCGGGCGCGTTCGCCAGCGGATGCGCCGGGTTCTCCCGGCCGTCGATGCGCGCGGCGCGGAGTTCGGCGAACCCGGCGATGCGGGCGCGGATGCCCCGCCAGTGGTTCTCGCTGCCGGCGGGCACCGACGTGGGTCGTCGCCGTCGCCAGTCGGGGTCC
It encodes the following:
- a CDS encoding sulfite exporter TauE/SafE family protein gives rise to the protein MTVPPGDPASLSFALVVAAVVAFGGFVTGLNGFGFAVVGTSLLAFVMDPQTAVTTMILPILAANVSLVRELDRDGFVSCVRRFWPYVGAALVGTVLGMLSLSIVPTRPLALGLGLFVLAYVALSQERVEIPGESLLRRRCFVDTGATKAALGFVSGAVFGVSNVGVQVVAYLKSLDLDRETFVGVVAMVFLGVSVVRIGTAAVLGLYDGGGLFAVSAAAAVPGLAGVAVGKRVRPAVPESSQRAATFGLLAVIGVRLTLSGAGL
- a CDS encoding twin-arginine translocase subunit TatC is translated as MPSEYYTADGFDGTADGPLWASARRHLRALLAVFLLVSAVVTALAAAFDLTAVAPSSVLPVDLSPRPQSGFRLAVEVGTLAGAFAAAIVLVGAVGRDARVSLSRGRRQAAVAPVAFAVAAVCGRVALPHVVGAVASASGRPVLDAYWAAEVWLFFPVALGAAAATPFLLAAAVRAGVVGRYTSTRQRGYAALAFVAFAACYSPPDGATFVLFAAPLFAGLAAGVAWLEFR
- a CDS encoding NADP-dependent malic enzyme; this encodes MGLDDDAREYHREEPPGKIEISTTKPTNTQRDLSLAYSPGVAAPCLDIDEDPNRAYEYTAKGNLVGVVSNGSAVLGLGDIGAQASKPVMEGKGVLFKRFADIDVFDIELDLEDPESIVAAVSAMEPTFGGINLEDIKAPECFEIESRLREEMSIPVFHDDQHGTAIISGAALLNAADIAGKDLEDLNIVFSGAGASAIATARFYVSLGAKKENIVMCDSDGVITPDREAVNEFKAEFANDVPADTLAEAMAGADVFVGLSIGGLVDQEMVASMAEDPIIFAMANPDPEIGYEEAKAARDDTVIMATGRSDYPNQVNNVLGFPFIFRGALDVRATEINEEMKRAAAEALADLARQDVPDAVVKAYGDQPLQYGPEYVIPKPLDPRVLFEVAPAVAQAAMDSGSARSELDPEAYEERLEARLGKSREMMRVVLNKAKSDPKRLALAEGTDEKMIRAAYQLQEQGIAHPVLIGSAEKIRQTAADLGLDFDPEVADPRSGEWDSYANRLYELRQRKGMTKNEAHELIRRDTNYFASVMVAENDADAMLTGLTHHYPSALRPPLQVIGTAPDADYAAGVYMLTFKNRVIFCADTTVNLAPEADVLAEITKHTAELARRFNVEPRAAMLSYSNFGSVDNQGTRKPRDAVKLLHDDDEVDFAVDGEMQADTAVVEDILEGTYEFSELDDPANVLVFPNLEAGNIGYKLLQRLGGAEAIGPMLVGMDKPVHVLQRGDEVKDIVNLAGVAVVDAQNE